The Allocoprobacillus halotolerans nucleotide sequence CAATGAAAAAAGCATTACCTATTGGTGTTATGGATTATCGTAAGCTTATATCTGAAAATTATTATAATGTTGATAAAAGTTTAATCATTAAAGATTTCCTTGAAAGAAAAACCGTTGTCACTTTGATTACACGTCCTAGACGTTTTGGTAAGACACTTAACATGTCGATGATGGCAGAGTTCTTTGATATTACAAAAGATTCAAAAGAACTTTTTAAAGATACGAAAATTATGGAAACAGAATATGCTTCTTTTATAAATCAATATCCAACTCTTTTTATATCTTTTGCAAATGCGAAAGAAAGTCAATATGATATAATAAGAACAATTAAAAAGGAAATATCAAAAGAATATCAAAAATATAATCATCTATTTATGAATTTAGATGATTATGATCAATCTGATTTTGATTTGATTAAAAAGAGTTTAACAAATCATCAAGATGATTTTAAAGGTGTAAATGATTCTTTATCTTTTTTGATGACAAAATTGGAAAATCATTATCATAAAAAAGTCATGGTTTTTATTGATGAATATGATACACCTTTCATTGAAGCACATATCAATGGCTTTTATGATGATTTAAAACATGATTTGTCATCATTGCTTCACAATACTTTAAAAACTTCTTCAAGTTTACAGTATGCGATGTTGACAGGAATTCAACGTGTAGCTAAAGAAAATATTTTTAGTGATTTGAATAATATTGTTGTTTGCACTGTTAAAGATTATCACTATGATCAATATTTTGGTTTTACGGAAGATGAAACAAAAGCCTTTTTGGAATATTATCATTTGACATTGGATGAAGATGTTAAAAATATGTATGATGGTTATCATATTGGGAATCATGACATTTATAATCCATGGTCAATTATTAATTATATTGATAAAAAAGAATTACGTCCTTATTGGTTGAATACAAGTTCTAATAAAATGATTAGAGATGCGATTCAAGATTGCGATATATCTTTTAAACAAGATTATGAAAAATTAATCAAGACTGGACAAATTGAAACACTGGTACAAATGG carries:
- a CDS encoding AAA family ATPase; the protein is MSIIEQEFVLIWWHLCYTYDMKEGVTMKKALPIGVMDYRKLISENYYNVDKSLIIKDFLERKTVVTLITRPRRFGKTLNMSMMAEFFDITKDSKELFKDTKIMETEYASFINQYPTLFISFANAKESQYDIIRTIKKEISKEYQKYNHLFMNLDDYDQSDFDLIKKSLTNHQDDFKGVNDSLSFLMTKLENHYHKKVMVFIDEYDTPFIEAHINGFYDDLKHDLSSLLHNTLKTSSSLQYAMLTGIQRVAKENIFSDLNNIVVCTVKDYHYDQYFGFTEDETKAFLEYYHLTLDEDVKNMYDGYHIGNHDIYNPWSIINYIDKKELRPYWLNTSSNKMIRDAIQDCDISFKQDYEKLIKTGQIETLVQMETSFLK